From a region of the Panicum virgatum strain AP13 chromosome 2K, P.virgatum_v5, whole genome shotgun sequence genome:
- the LOC120695258 gene encoding uncharacterized protein LOC120695258: MIRQIRLARVLIDGGSALNIIFAKTPEDMGFDMTKLVPSDKAFYGIITGAVSTSVGNVTHLVTFGTRDNYRTESIIFEVPPCETSYHAILGRPALTKFMVIPNHTYLLLKMPAPNGILSIHGDIQTSHSCETENINTAKAMERSSNQAFVAQAAKTHAKDQLQKPSNNIALGSQLHPDSQTKAIVLSDDHPDKTALIGAELDSA, encoded by the coding sequence ATGATCCGCCAGATCCGTCTGGCCAGGGTGCTCATCGATGGAGGCAGCGCCCTCAACATCATCTTCGCCAAGACCCCGGAGGACATGGGCTTCGACATGACCAAGCTGGTCCCCTCGGACAAGGCCTTCTATGGCATCATTACGGGTGCCGTCTCGACTTCTGTCGGCAATGTCACCCACCTGGTTACCTTCGGCACTCGGGACAACTACCGCACGGAGTCCATTATCTTCGAGGTGCCACCATGCGAGACCTCCTACCACGCCATTCTTGGGAGACCAGCTCTCACCAAGTTCATGGTAATCCCAAATCACACGTATCTTCTCCTGAAGATGCCGGCTCCGAATGGAATTCTTTCCATCCATGGCGACATCCAGACATCTCATTCCTGTGAGACGGAGAACATTAACACCGCCAAAGCCATGGAGAGGAGCAGCAACCAGGCCTTTGTCGCCCAGGCGGCAAAGACCCACGCAAAGGATCAGCTCCAAAAACCTTCCAACAACATAGCGTTAGGGTCCCAGCTGCACCCTGATAGCCAGACGAAGGCGATCGTCCTCAGCGACGACCACCCTGACAAGACCGCCTTGATCGGGGCCGAGCTCGACTCCGCATAG